Genomic DNA from Aphelocoma coerulescens isolate FSJ_1873_10779 chromosome 31, UR_Acoe_1.0, whole genome shotgun sequence:
ggggggtgtGTCAGTCtgtgggtgggggtgggggtcccgagtgggtttgggggtccctgggtcgGGGGGGTCTCACTGCCCCCGCCCCCAGCCGTGCTGTCCCTGCCGGACGGGACCGCGCGGTGTGTGTTGGGGTGGTCCCCGTGGGTGTGTCGCTCCggggggtgggtgtggggcggtgcgggggtccccgggggttggtgcgggggtcccggggggtggCACAGCCCCCTCGttgccccccagccctgctgtacCTGCCGGACGGGtcggcgctgccgctgccgctggAGCCGCCCCCGGGCCCCACGGCCGCGGAGCTGCTGCGccgcctgcagggggcgctgcgcctcccgcccgccgccggcgaCGCCCTCGCGCTGTGGCTGGGGTCGGAGCTGCTCGGTGAGGGGGGtcgggggggacagggggggatggggggcatgggggggatggggggaacatggggggcatgggggaACATGGACAGTGAGGGGGTCACAGCTCGCGGGTCGGAGCTGCTCggtgaggggggacaggggggacatggggggcatggggggaacatgggggcatggggggacaggggggacatgggggacatggggggacatggaCAGTGAAGGGGTCACAGCTCGCGGGTCGGAGCTGCTggtgaggggggacaggggggacagggggggcatggggggaaCATGGTCAGTGAGGGGGTCACAGCTCGCGCTGTGGCTGGGGTCGGAGCTGCTCGGTGAGGGGTgacgggggacatggggggcgtgggggggatggggggcatGGAGggcatggggggacatggggggatggggggacatgggggcatGGGGGGACATGGACAGTGAGAGGGTCACAGCTCGGGGGTCGGAGCTGCTCggtgaggggggacagggggggacatgggggcatggggggacatggggacatcgggggacatggggatgggggacggggggacatggggacatcagggggacacggggacaggggggacagggggacatcaGGGAGACATCAAGGGGACATGGGGGCGACGGGGGGAACATGGACAGTGAGGGGGTCACAGCTTGCGCTGTGGCTGGGGTCAGAGCTGCTCGATgagggggacggggacagggggacatgggaacatcagggggacatggggacatcgggggacacggggacaggggggacagagggggacatggggacatcagggggacatgggggcgACGGGGGGAACATGGACAGTGAGGGGGTCAGAGCTCGCGGGTCGGAGCTGCTCGgtcaggggggacagggggagatGGCCATGGGGGGACATGGACATGGGGACCTGGGGAACATGggcatggggggacatgggggggcaCATGGGAACATGGCGATGTGGGGAACATGGGGTCACAGCTCGGTGGTGATCGAGGCTGCTGGGTGAGGCGGGGACATTGCAGGGTCCcgtgggggacagggctggggggtCCGTGAGCCCCTGTGCTGGGTGCCTGTAGGGGTCCCCGTGGGTCGCTGGGTCCCTGTGCCCGTGGGGGTCCCCATGGGGGTCTCCGCGGGTCCCCAAGTGGGTGCcaaccccgtgtccccccccccagagGTGCAGCTGAAGCCGCGGCACCGACCCCTGCGCCTGGTCCGGCACTGGCCGGAGCTGCTGCTGCGCTTCAGCCTCGGCTCGCCCGCGGCCATCGCCCAAGGTGAGGGGTGGGGGGCCCGACGAGGGCGTCCCATGGGGTGGGAGGGTCCCCTCGAGggtcccccggccccgctgacccccctgctccccccagaTGAGCCGTGTCTGCAGCTGCGCAGGAACGTGTTCTTCCCCAAGAGCCGGGAGCTGGAGGtgacggggggacacgggggtccccAGTGTGGGGGGGATCTATGGGAGGGGTACGTGGGGGACCCTGGGGGGTGGAGGGTGGGGTTTGAGGTGGtgcaggggtcactgtgggtGACCGGGGGTCTCTGTGGGtcacagctgcaggaggaggagctgctgcggTTGCTCTATGAGGAGGcgcgggagcagctgcagggggccGCTACCCCGTGGACCCCCCCGAGGCGGccgagctgggggggctcagctgccGCCTGCGCCTGGGACCCTTCGAGCCCGGCCGGCACACGGAGCTCAGCCTGAGGTCAGCACCGGCCGGACCCCACCCCACATGCGGGACCCCCACCCGTGGAACCCCCTGGGActccccctgagacccccccaggggcatcccttgggaccccccccccgcgggcacacctggggcccCCCGAGACCCTCCCATGCTACCACCCTCCAACTCGGACCCATacctgggacacccccatgggacccccacctgtgggacccccacccatgggacacacctggggcccACCCACCGAACCCCTCTGGGACCGCCCCACCCCATGGGACCCCCACCCCCTGACCACACGGTACCCCCGACCCCCAcgctccccccgtgccccccccccccggcccctgtgtgacccctcctgacccccccctccccccgtgtcccccccccaggccgctgctgggggagctgctGCCGCCGGGTCCTCCGGCCCGCTGGGGGGCGCTGTTCCGGCGCTCGCGCGAGCCGGGCCCCGCCCAGCGGCTGCTCGAGGCGTTCGCGCGTGCGCCGGGCCCCGAGGCGCCCCCTGCCGGATTGTACCGCGACTTCCTGCGCCGCTGCCACGCCCTGCCCGGCTACGGGtgaggggggcggggggaccCCGATCAGAGACCCCCCATGGGACACCTCAGTGCGACACCTCAGTGGGACACCTCAgtgggacacccccagaccctcaGCGAACCTCACAAAGACCCGCCCCAGACCTCAGGGACACGCCCAGGCACCACCCAGACCCCCAGGGAAACGCCCAGGTTTAACGAGGAGCACCTCGGGTCACCGGGAAACCCCAAAAGAACCCCTCGTGCACCCCCCCTAAAGCCCCCAGAGACACCTAATGAGCCCCAcagacccccagggaccctctCCCCGGGAACCCCCAGTATCTGGGCCCCACTGagtccccccagacccccaagtTTCTTGGTAGCCAGGCCCTGAGGCCCCCAGCATCTTGTCCCTCCCGAGTCACGCCACGTTGCACCTGGAGAcgcaggaatttggggggcacCCCGGAGTTTGGGGGTGACCCACGTGTGTCCTGGCCCCCCCTCCAGTGTGCGCCTTCTTCCCTGGAGCCATCGAGCGGCCCTCGGGGGGGCTGCTGGCCCGGGGGGGGCTGCGCCCCGTCAGCGTCGCCGTGGGGCTCGAGGGGGTCACCATCATCGACCCCCGCCAGAAGGtattgggggggctgggggggctgccTCGGGCCcatgaggggctggggggcaggatgggggtcaggggggcaccGTGGGGCTGatcccccccccgtgcccccccagcACGTGCTGCTGTCCCTGACGTACCCcgagctctgctgggagctggtgggGGCCGTGGGGCAGGACGGGGACCCCACGGGGCAGGACGGGGACCCCacggagcccccccagctctggCTCGAATTTGATGGGGACCACGAGGGAGCCCCCGTGAACCGACTGCTGCGCGTGTTCTCCCCACAGGTGCGACCCACGGCAGgcgggggtcctggggagggaaGGTGGGGGGCACCAGGGCGATGGTTTGGGAGCACTTTAGGGTGCAGTTGGGTGGGGGTCCTTGGGGGGCCAGTTTGGGTAtgtttggggctggtttggggatCCTGGGAGGGTCGGTTTGAGGGGTGTGAGGGGACAGTTTGGTGTCGATTTGGAGGTGCCTGGGGGACAGGGGAgcttgggggtccctggggttgttttggggatcCTAAGGGAGTgggttgggggtccctggggggtgtCCCGGGTGGTTGGTTTCGGTAtctctggggtggttttgggagcCCCAAGGGGGTCGGTTTGGGGGCCCCTggggggtgtcccggggtggTTGGTTTGGGTAtctctggggtggttttgggggtccgtggggtgggtttgggggtcccaaggggtTCGGTTTGGGGATCCCAAGGGGGGtcgggtttgggggtccctggggtggttttggagaTCTTaagggggtgggtttgggggtcccaagggggtCGGtttggggggccctggggggtcGGTCTGGGGACCCCAAGGAGGTCgatctgggggtccctggggggtcggtttggggggtcccaggggtggttttggggatcctaagggggtgggtttgggggtccctggggcgggtttggggatCCCAAGGGGGTCGGTCTGGGGGGTCCCGCAGGCGGAGCTGATGAGCGCCCTCATCGAGTGCTGCATCGAGCtgggcggggcggccccgccccccgaggaacaagccccgccccccgagGAACAAGCCCCGCCCACCGAGGAGAAAGCCCCGCCCCCCGAGGCGAGGAAGCCAGCCCACCGCCTCCGAGGCCGAGCCCCGCGGCGCGCGCGGCGCCCCCTTGCGGCGGCAGCAGAGCGTGACGCGGCCCCGCCTGCAGCGCCTCGCGACCATCGACTACGTGCGGGACGGTGCGACAGGcgacatgggggggacagggacacacggGGTGACCCCGGCATGCGGGACGGTGTGACAGGCgacatggggggacaggggacacacgGGGTGACCCCGGCGTGCGGGACGGTGTGACAGGCGACATGGGGGGGGACGGGGGACACACGGGGTGACCCCGGCATGCGGGACGGTTGTGACAGGCGACATGGGGGGACGGGGGACACACGGGGTGACCCCGGCATGCGGGGATGGTGCGACAGGCGACATGGGGGGACGGGGGACACACGGGGTGACCCCGGCAtgtgggggcacaggggacacacGGGGTGACCCCGGCATGCGGGACGGTGCGACAGGCgacatggggggacaggggacacacgGGGTGACCCCGGCGTGCGGGACGGTGCGACAGGCGAcatgggggcacaggggacacacGGGGTGACCCCGGGGTGCGGGACGGTGCGACAGGCgacatggggggacaggggacacacgGGGTGACCCCGGCGTGCGGGACGGTGCGACAGGCGAcatgggggcacaggggacacacGGGGTGACCCCGGCGTGCGGGACGGTGCGACAGGCGACATGGGGGGACGGGGGACACACGGGGTGACCCCGGCGTGCGGGACGGTGCGACAGGCGAcatgggggcacaggggacacacGGGGTGACCCCGGCGTGCGGGACGGTGCGACAGGCGACATGGGGGGACGGGGGACACACGGGGTGACCCCGGCATGCGGGACGGTGTGACAGGCGACATGGGGGGACGGGGGACACACGGGGTGACCCCGGCATGCGGGACGGTGCGACAGGCGACATGGGGGGACGGGGGACACACGGGGTGACCCCGGCGTGCGGGAGGACAGGGGACACACGGGGTGACCCCGGCGTgcgggggcacaggggacacacGGGGTGACCCCGGCATGCGGGACGGTGCGACAGGCGAcatgggggcacaggggacacacGGGGTGACCCCGGCGTgcggggggacaggggacacacgGGGTGACCCTGGTGTGCGGGACGGTGCGACAGGCgacatggggggacaggggacacacgGGGTGACCCCGGCATGCGGGACGGTGCGACAGGCGACATGGGGGGACGGGGGACACACGGGGTGACCCCGGCGTGCGGGACGGTGCGACAGGCGACATGGGGGGACGGGGGACACACGGGGTGACCCCGGCGTgcggggggacaggggacacacgGGGTGACCCCGGCATGCGGGACGGTGCGACAGGCGACATGGGGGGACGGGGGACACACGGGGTGACCCCGGCATgcggggggacaggggacactggagagcctgcagggacagagcggggacagggacacacacacgGGGACCGTGCAGGGACAGAGTGGggacgggggggacagggggacacacACGGGGTGACCCCAGCGTacggggggacagggggcacGGGGTacaggggggtctgggggaacatggtggggacacaggggagcCCGAGGCGGTTCCTGCCCTAAATCCCACCCCAATTATCCCCccccagggcaggagctgcgGCGGGTGAAGCCCCCCCGGCGCTCGGCGTCCTTCTTCACgcgggggggggccgggggcggctccTATCACCCCGTGgcgggggggacagcgggggctgGGTCCGAGCAGGGCTGACCCCCCTgggccccccccaaacccctcccagttcagactgggagcactgggagcccccCACACCTCCCCCCTCTTTGTACTCACCACGCCAATAAACCGCACtgcgccccctcccctcacaccccccccctccaccaTCCAGGGTTTGGTGGAATTTGGGGCCTTTTGGGGAAGGTCTGGGCTAAttcggggcagtttggggcaaaTCGGGGTAGATTTGGGGCTAATCCAGAGCAGTTCGGAACAAGTTTGGGGATGAttcagggtgatttggggcagatCAAAGCTGATTCAGGGTG
This window encodes:
- the FRMD8 gene encoding LOW QUALITY PROTEIN: FERM domain-containing protein 8 (The sequence of the model RefSeq protein was modified relative to this genomic sequence to represent the inferred CDS: inserted 1 base in 1 codon; deleted 1 base in 1 codon); translation: MDGEGEGEGASAPPGTTALLYLPDGSALPLPLEPPPGPTAAELLRRLQGALRLPPAAGDALALWLGSELLEVQLKPRHRPLRLVRHWPELLLRFSLGSPAAIAQDEPCLQLRRNVFFPKSRELELQEEELLRLLYEEAREQLXGGRYPVDPPEAAELGGLSCRLRLGPFEPGRHTELSLRPLLGELLPPGPPARWGALFRRSREPGPAQRLLEAFARAPGPEAPPAGLYRDFLRRCHALPGYGCAFFPGAIERPSGGLLARGGLRPVSVAVGLEGVTIIDPRQKHVLLSLTYPELCWELVGAVGQDGDPTGQDGDPTEPPQLWLEFDGDHEGAPVNRLLRVFSPQAELMSALIECCIELGGAAPPPEEQAPPPEEQAPPTEEKAPPPEARKPATASEAEPRGARGAPLRRQQSVTRPRLQRLATIDYVRDGQELRRVKPPRRSASFFTRGGAGGGSYHPVAGGTAGAGSEQG